One stretch of Chryseobacterium fluminis DNA includes these proteins:
- a CDS encoding BamA/TamA family outer membrane protein: MIRFYIILFCCFCTFFKAQKKQYWLIDTETKVKRKVKDSVSAVKFLDSLTQSNYFFTQLKEVKVKGDSTEIFYNKGKNFNQTYVNISDSISQKIKSQKEFFTKNLDSTKKNINKAYIDDGYSFSRIKTKYKGQKNGYPIVELDINKNDKRTIDGFVVKGYERVPKRFMKNLNKEFKGKTYDDKNLIAINKSFQSHQFVTLERPPQTLFTKDSTQIYLFMEKKKTNSFDGVIGFGNDKTDKFTLNGTLNVNFRNMFNGFETVNLYWQRNPDKGQNFDLQTDVPYLFKSNVGLNMKVNIFRQDSTFANVKALPALYYHMNSRNKIGLRGTFESSSIIDSLYVQGKDYNKKGIGIWFEMVEPTDIDLFLYKTKINAGYDYLTTTYTKDNIKSPQNQFYFFGEHNYHINGNHFLNIKAEGAMMDSKVEFSANELYRFGGWNSMRGFNENSLAADFYYYGGLEYRYLIGSQAFFDVFGQYGQLNNKSLNVKPKLYSVGLGFNFFIPIGLMSFQLSNGNEFGNPFKFNDIKIHWGILSRF; encoded by the coding sequence TTGATTCGCTTTTATATCATATTATTTTGTTGTTTCTGCACTTTTTTTAAAGCGCAAAAGAAGCAGTATTGGCTTATCGATACGGAAACCAAAGTTAAGAGAAAAGTAAAAGACTCGGTATCGGCAGTAAAATTTCTGGATTCTCTTACCCAGAGTAATTATTTTTTCACCCAACTTAAAGAGGTAAAAGTAAAGGGCGATAGTACAGAAATTTTCTATAATAAAGGAAAAAACTTTAACCAAACGTATGTAAACATCTCCGATTCTATTTCACAGAAAATCAAATCTCAGAAGGAATTTTTCACCAAGAATTTAGATTCCACAAAGAAGAATATCAATAAAGCTTATATTGATGACGGCTATTCATTCAGCAGGATCAAAACGAAATACAAAGGCCAGAAAAACGGCTACCCTATTGTAGAACTGGATATCAACAAAAACGATAAAAGAACGATTGACGGATTTGTCGTAAAAGGATATGAACGGGTTCCCAAGAGGTTTATGAAAAACCTCAATAAGGAATTCAAAGGAAAAACATATGATGACAAGAACCTGATTGCGATCAATAAAAGCTTTCAGAGCCATCAGTTCGTAACGCTCGAAAGACCGCCACAAACCCTGTTTACAAAAGACTCTACCCAGATCTACCTTTTCATGGAAAAGAAAAAGACTAATAGTTTCGATGGAGTCATCGGTTTCGGAAATGATAAAACCGATAAGTTTACCCTGAACGGAACACTGAATGTGAATTTCAGGAATATGTTTAATGGTTTTGAAACCGTCAATCTCTACTGGCAGAGGAATCCTGATAAAGGACAGAATTTTGACCTTCAGACGGATGTCCCTTATCTTTTTAAATCTAATGTCGGTCTGAATATGAAAGTAAATATCTTCAGGCAGGATTCTACTTTTGCCAATGTAAAAGCATTACCTGCTTTATATTATCATATGAACAGCCGCAATAAAATCGGGCTCCGGGGAACCTTTGAGAGTTCAAGTATTATTGACAGTCTGTATGTACAGGGGAAAGATTACAACAAAAAAGGAATCGGGATCTGGTTTGAAATGGTGGAACCTACCGATATCGATCTTTTCCTTTATAAAACGAAAATCAATGCCGGATATGATTATCTGACAACGACTTATACCAAAGACAATATCAAATCCCCTCAAAACCAGTTTTACTTTTTCGGGGAGCATAATTATCATATTAACGGCAATCATTTTCTTAATATAAAAGCAGAGGGCGCCATGATGGACTCTAAGGTGGAATTCTCGGCCAACGAGCTGTACCGTTTCGGAGGCTGGAATTCGATGCGCGGGTTTAACGAAAACTCCCTTGCTGCCGATTTTTATTATTACGGAGGTTTGGAATACCGATACCTCATCGGAAGCCAGGCTTTTTTTGATGTCTTCGGGCAATACGGCCAGCTCAATAATAAATCTTTAAATGTAAAACCCAAGCTCTACAGTGTGGGACTAGGTTTCAATTTCTTTATTCCGATTGGTTTAATGAGCTTCCAGCTTTCTAATGGTAATGAATTTGGAAATCCTTTTAAATTTAATGATATCAAAATTCACTGGGGAATTCTGAGCAGATTCTAG